A window from Zingiber officinale cultivar Zhangliang chromosome 7A, Zo_v1.1, whole genome shotgun sequence encodes these proteins:
- the LOC121999594 gene encoding zinc finger MYM-type protein 1-like — MFPIRKQLSGAEKRKKKQKEEALIQSQVGSLNKYFTNSQKAEQTEVAEQLNQDDTDNKLNDQKHSELNELQNEDQKQYGNDKVEVNMPENNSDEDTNQEIVFPLNVDDPGNWDKMQNIRDFLVERGPRKDDDILFPLDNTGRHFNPSHYKRQLPNGEKSDKRWLVYSISMDKIFCFCCKLFKTQRTTMKLGHLADEGYKDWKNISRCLSLHETSKDHIDCMTSWIELERRLRKKKTIDENIQVAINKEREHWKQVLKRIIAVVQRIAKNNLPLRGDNEKLYVENNGIFLQLIEMIAEFNPIMEEHLRRVQERQIHYTYLGPKIQNELIQMLAAEVRSSIVAKIKHAKYFTVILDCTPNASHEEQMPLVIRCVDDSENAIVVEEFWIGFLKVNETSGLGLFTELKNILNNLELDIDNIRGQGYDNGSNMKGKHKGVQIKPLSQIRWESHVDSVKPIKDQTSKIRDALIDLANISDDSKIKSEAEGLTSFELENFEFVFGMVIWYKLLYEINIVSKFLQAENMDIDIAIRQLKGLISSLQEFRESGFDQALIEAEHIASEMGIEPIFREKRIIRRKRQFDEINSEEVTQSPKESFRVNYFLFIIDQALSSLQTRFEQFQKYEETFGFLFSLERLKYIDDDSLLHSCVNLQESLTHDGHSDVDGSDLYLELKLLRHSLPRESKRAIDVLNYLKKMDSCYPNAYIAYRILLTIPVTVASAERSFSKLKLIKTYLRSTMSQERLNGLAMLSIEKKVVEKVDYANLINTFASKTAR; from the exons ATGTTTCCTATAAGAAAACAATTGTCTGGAGcagaaaaaaggaagaaaaaacaaaaggaagaagCTTTAATTCAAAGCCAAGTAGGAAGTCTTAATAAGTACTTCACTAACAGCCAAAAAGCAGAGCAAACAGAAGTAGCTGAACAACTGAATCAGGATGAcactgataataagctgaatgaTCAGAAACATAGTGAATTGAATGAACTTCAAAATGAAGACCAAAAACAATATGGAAATGATAAAGTTGAAGTCAATATGCCTGAAAATAACAGTGATGAAGATACAAATCAAGAGATCGTGTTCCCTTTAAATGTTGATGATCCAGGAAATTGGGACAAAATGCAAAATATTAGGGATTTTCTAGTTGAAAGAGGTCCTAGAAAAGATGATGAtattttgtttcctcttgatAACACCGGCAGACACTTCAAtccatcacattataagaggcaaTTGCCAAATGGCGAGAAAAGTGACAAAAGATGGCTAGTGTATTCTATTTCTATGGACAAGATCTTTTGTTTCTGTTGCAAGTTATTCAAGACTCAAAGAACCACAATGAAACTTGGTCATCTAGCTGACGAAGGATACAAAGATTGGAAGAATATCAGTCGATGTCTCAGTCTTCATGAAACTAGTAAAGATCATATTGATTGCATGACTAGTTGGATTGAATTAGAAAGAAGACTTCGAAAGAAAAAGACAATTGATGAAAATATACAAGTAGCAATTAACAAGGAGAGAGAACATTGGAAACAAGTATTGAAGAGAATAATTGCAGTTGTGCAAAGAATTGCGAAGAATAACTTGCCACTTCGGGGAGATAATGAGAAGCTTTATGTTGAGAATAATGGAATCTTTTTGCAGCTAattgaaatgattgctgaatTTAATCCAATAATGGAGGAGCACCTTCGGCGTGTTCAAGAAAGACAGATTCATTACACTTATCTTGGTCCCAAAATCCAAAATGAATTGATACAGATGTTGGCGGCTGAAGTAAGAAGTTCAATTGTTGCAAAAATTAAACATGCAAAGTATTTCACTGTCATACTTGATTGCACTCCAAATGCAAGTCACGAGGAGCAGATGCCCCTTGTAATTAGATGTGTGGATGATTCAGAAAATGCAATAGTGGTTGAAGAATTTTGGATTGGATTTTTGAAAGTTAATGAAACTTCAGGACTTGGGCTTTTTACAgagcttaaaaatattttgaacaatCTCGAACTTGACATTGATAATATAAGAGGTCAAGGATATGACAATGGatctaatatgaaaggaaaacataaGGGTGTACAGA TCAAGCCACTATCACAGATACGATGGGAAAGCCATGTTGACAGCGTGAAGCCGATAAAAGATCAAACTTCGAAAATACGAGATGCTTTAATTGATTTGGCAAACATTTCTGATGACTCAAAAATAAAGAGTGAAGCTGAGGGTTTGACATCATTTGAACTTGAGAATTTTGAGTTCGTATTTGGAATGGTAATTTGGTATAAGTTGTTATATGAGATTAACATTGTTAGTAAGTTTCTCCAAGCAGAAAATATGGATATTGATATTGCTATTAGACAATTAAAAGGACTTATTTCTTCTCTCCAAGAGTTTAGAGAATCTGGATTTGATCAAGCATTAATTGAAGCTGAACATATTGCAAGTGAAATGGGAATTGAACCTATTTTTCGAGAAAAACGCATCATCCGAAGAAAGAGACAATTTGATGAGATCAATAGTGAAGAGGTAACCCAATCTCCTAAAGAATCTTTTCGAGTTAATTACTTCCTATTTATAATTGATCAAGCTCTTTCTTCACTTCAAACTCGGTTTGaacaatttcaaaaatatgaagaaacatttggatttttatttagtttagagAGATTGAAGTATATTGATGATGATAGTCTCTTACACTCATGTGTCAATCTTCAAGAGTCTTTAACACATGATGGACACTCTGATGTTGATGGATCAGATTTATATTTAGAACTAAAGTTGTTAAGACACTCATTACCAAGAGAATCAAAAAGAGCGATTGATGTGCTGAATTATTTGAAGAAAATGGATAGTTGTTATCCAAATGCTTATATTGCTTATCGAATTTTGCTGACTATACCAGTTACAGTTGCATCTGCTGAAAGGAGTTTTTCCAAGTTGAAATTGATCAAAACTTATCTCCGATCAACTATGTCGCAAGAAAGACTAAATGGCTTGGCTATGTTATCTATCGAGAAAAAAGTGGTTGAGAAAGTTGATTATGCTAACTTAATCAATACTTTTGCTTCTAAAACTGCGAGGTGA